From Juglans regia cultivar Chandler chromosome 6, Walnut 2.0, whole genome shotgun sequence, the proteins below share one genomic window:
- the LOC108991061 gene encoding putative receptor protein kinase ZmPK1, translated as MANRDQPVNGRSSKLSLLKTGNLILSDAGKFTVWETNTQSLSSVHLSLYNTGNLVLQNVEGVTLWESFDFPTDTLLPRQLLTRNTRLVSSRSQTNYSSGFYKLLFDNDNILRLLYDGLEVSSVYWPDPWLVSWDAGRSTYNSSRIAVLDTFGNFSSSDDFTFMAADYGLNLHRRLRIDYDGNVRLYSWDEEAQTWFVSWQVIQRPCKIYGICGANSFCTYIVGFDRKCSCLPGYKMKNLTDWSNGCESEFQLSCSRNESSFLLLPRVEFFGYDYGFFPNYTFDECKNLCLQLCNCIAFQFTFYREDGSSDCYPKTRLLNGYRSPDFPGDLYLRLPENNLLSYTNSIQDFKLVCSSKGTVQLDRTYKRSPDNRIVKFMLWFACGVGGVEIICIFLVWCLSSRTQQASNVDKQDCLVAVTGFRRFTYAELKKATKDFNAEIGRGAGGIVYKGVLPDNRVVAIKLLNESNQGEGEFLAEVSIIGRINHINLIEMWGYCVEGKRRLLVYEYMEHGTLSQNLSSHALDWKKRFDIAAGTAKGLAYLHEEFLEWVLHCDVKPQNILLDSNYQPKVADFGLSKLQNRNLENASFSRIRGTRGYIAPEWVCNLPITSKVDVYSYGIVVLEMVTGKGPTKGVHAIDSGGETEPKRLVAWVREKRNEAAAMTSWLEEIVDPILESSYEKGKMETLITVALKCVEEEREARPSMSQVAEMLLCQENDSHSDDLGISL; from the coding sequence ATGGCAAACCGTGATCAGCCCGTTAATGGAAGGAGCTCTaagctctctctcctcaaaactggtaatcttatcttatctgaCGCTGGAAAGTTCACAGTTTGGGAAACAAACACTCAGTCACTCTCCTCAGTACACTTATCTCTTTACAACACTGGTAATCTTGTCCTACAAAACGTGGAAGGTGTTACTTTATGGGAAAGCTTTGATTTCCCAACGGACACCCTTCTTCCCCGACAACTACTCACTAGAAACACAAGGCTTGTCTCCTCCAGAAGCCAGACCAACTATTCCTCTGGTTTTTACAAGCTCTTGTTTGATAACGACAACATCCTCCGCCTTCTTTATGATGGTCTGGAGGTTTCCAGCGTATACTGGCCAGACCCGTGGCTCGTGAGCTGGGATGCTGGAAGGTCCACATACAACAGCAGTCGGATTGCAGTGCTTGATACGTTCGGGAACTTCAGTTCTTCTGATGATTTTACTTTCATGGCCGCCGACTATGGGCTGAACCTTCacagaagattgagaattgattATGATGGTAATGTTCGATTGTACAGTTGGGACGAGGAGGCGCAAACGTGGTTTGTGTCTTGGCAAGTCATACAGAGACCTTGCAAGATTTATGGTATTTGCGGGGCCAATAGCTTTTGCACCTATATTGTTGGTTTTGATAGGAAATGTTCATGCCTCCCAGgatataagatgaaaaatctaaCCGACTGGTCCAACGGCTGCGAATCCGAGTTTCAACTTTCTTGCAGTAGAAATGAGTCTAGCTTCCTGTTGTTACCCCGTGTTGAATTCTTTGGTTATGATTATGGGTTCTTCCCCAATTACAcatttgatgaatgtaagaatTTATGTTTGCAACTGTGCAACTGCATAGCGTTCCAATTCACCTTCTACCGAGAAGATGGTTCTTCAGATTGCTACCCTAAGACGCGGTTGCTTAATGGATATCGTTCCCCGGATTTCCCAGGTGATCTCTATTTAAGACTGCCTGAAAACAATCTCTTATCCTACACAAATTCTATACAAGATTTCAAACTCGTTTGCTCAAGTAAAGGCACAGTGCAACTGGACAGAACGTATAAGAGAAGCCCGGATAATAGGATAGTAAAATTCATGCTCTGGTTTGCATGTGGAGTGGGAGGAGTTGAAATCATCTGTATCTTTTTGGTGTGGTGTCTCTCGAGTAGAACCCAGCAAGCTTCTAATGTAGACAAACAGGACTGTCTTGTAGCTGTCACTGGGTTCAGAAGATTTACCTATGCTGAGCTCAAGAAGGCAACAAAAGATTTTAATGCGGAGATTGGAAGAGGAGCAGGAGGAATTGTGTACAAAGGGGTATTGCCGGACAATCGAGTTGTAGCAATCAAGCTTCTTAATGAATCTAACCAAGGAGAAGGTGAATTTCTAGCTGAAGTAAGCATCATCGGGAGAATTAATCACATCAACTTAATTGAGATGTGGGGGTACTGTGTAGAGGGAAAGCGTAGGCTTTTGGTGTACGAGTACATGGAACATGGTACTTTATCGCAAAACCTCTCATCCCACGCACTTGATTGGAAGAAAAGGTTTGACATTGCCGCAGGCACAGCAAAAGGCCTAGCTTATCTGCATGAAGAGTTCTTGGAGTGGGTTTTACACTGTGATGTAAAGCCACAGAACATACTCCTAGACTCTAACTATCAACCAAAGGTGGCAGATTTTGGGTTGTCTAAGTTACAAAATAGAAACCTCGAGAATGCAAGCTTTTCAAGAATAAGAGGAACCCGAGGGTACATTGCTCCAGAGTGGGTTTGCAATCTTCCTATCACCTCCAAAGTGGATGTTTATAGCTACGGAATTGTTGTATTGGAGATGGTGACAGGAAAGGGACCAACAAAGGGTGTCCATGCTATAGATAGTGGAGGGGAGACAGAACCCAAAAGGTTGGTTGCTTGGGTGAGGGAAAAAAGGAATGAAGCGGCTGCAATGACTTCCTGGCTTGAGGAAATCGTTGACCCAATACTGGAAAGCAGTTACGAAAAGGGTAAGATGGAAACTCTGATAACAGTTGCTTTGAAAtgtgtagaggaagagagagaagcaaGGCCCAGCATGAGCCAAGTAGCTGAGATGCTTTTATGCCAAGAAAATGATAGTCACAGTGATGATCTTGGTATTAGTCTCTAA